Below is a window of Enterococcus gilvus ATCC BAA-350 DNA.
CGTATTGGTTGCCGAAAGCAATGCCAAGGCCGTGCAACTTGCCTTGCGTCTAAAAGGCATTGAATTAACAGAGGCGGATAAGCCGGTCGTTCCTTATCAAGGAGAAACTATCGAAATTCCCTATGCCAGTCCAAGCGTAGCAGAATTACTGAATACGAAGCCGCGGGTGATCAATGTCGGTCTTCAAAGCTTCAATGAATCGATCCAAGCCTTTGATGGCAAGTCGATCCAGTTCAATTGGAAACCACGGGCTGGTGGAAATAAAAAGATGATCCATATTTTGAATGCATTAGAAGAACACGCGGATAAGATCGAGAAAGAGAATCAACAGGTCATGGATAAAATCAAGAATGCACAGCCTTTCTTGACGGATGTTGTTCCAGCAAAAAATGTGATCCCGGAATTAAATGAAGTGCAAAAAACCTTACTACATGCTGGACCGCCTATCACGTGGGAGGCGATGACGGGTCCAATGAAAGGCTCTGTCGTCGGTGCGGCAATTTTTGAAGGTTGGGCTGAGAGTGAAAAAGAAGTCCTCGCATTAGTAGAAGCAGGAGAGATTCGCTTTATTCCTTGCCACCATGTTCATGCGGTCGGTCCGATGGGCGGTATCACGTCTGCCAATATGCCGGTATTCGTTGTTGAAAACCGTTTGGATGGCTCAAAGGGCTACTGCACGATGAATGAAGGAATCGGAAAAGTCTTGCGCTTCGGCGCCTTCTCCCAAGAGGTGGTAAATCGACTGAATTGGATGAAGGATGTGTTGGGGCCGACTTTGTCAGGCGCTCTGAAGCAAAGCGAAAATGGATTGAATTTAAGTGTCTTGATCGCGCGTTCGATCACGATGGGAGATGAATTCCATCAACGGAATTTTGCGGCATCATTGAACTTCTTGAGGGAGGTCGCTCCTTTGATCGTTTGTTTGGAGATGGATGAGAAGGACAAGCAGGAGGTCATGAAATTCTTGGCGGATACGGATCAATTTTTCTTGAACATCATGATGGCTGCGGGAAAAGCGATCGTTGACTGCGCACGAAAAGAGGCGAAAGGGACGATCGTCACCACGCTTACGAGAAACGGGGTTGATTTTGGTGTTCGTATCGCCGAGACACAGGATCAATGGTTCACGGCACCTGTGAATCTGCCAAAAGGCTTGTATTTTACTGGTTTTTCTGAAGAGGATGGAAACCCGGATATGGGAGACAGTGCTATCACTGAAACAGTCGGCGTTGGCGGAATGGCTATGGTGGCCGCTCCAGGTGTCACTCGTTTCGTTGGTGCAGGCGGGTTCCAGGATGCCTTATCGATCTCAAATGAGATGGCAGAAATTTGTGTGGGACAAAACCCAGCATGGACGATCCCGACATGGGATTTCCGAGGAACGTGTCTCGGGATCGACATTCGCAAAGTCGTAGAAACGGGGATCACACCGCTGATCAATACAGGGATCGCTCACAAGGAAGCCGGAATCGGACAGATAGGTGCGGGAACAGTTCGAGCACCTTTGGCCTGTTTCGAAAATGCGCTAGAGGAATATGCGCACTCTTTCGGCATAAAAACAGAATAGAAAGGAAAAATATATGGGATTAAATGTGATAGCTTTAGGCGGAAATGCCATTTTAGATACCATTCCAACTGACGAGGGACAAAAGGAGGTCGTACGCAAAGTCGCGTCAGATATTATCGAATTCATTGCATTAGGAGAACAAGTCGTTATCTGCCATGGGAATGGTCCACAGGTCGGGAATCTGCTGATCCAGCAAAAAGCGGGAGACTCAGAAAAGACCCCTATGATGAAGCTGGATTCCAATGTGGCGATGACAGAAGGCAGTATCGGCTATTGGATTCAGCAAGCGGTCCAAAACGAATTGCAAAAGAGAAACATTCAGAAATCTGTCGTTAGTGTCATCACACAAGTAGAAGTGGACACGAAAGACCCTTCCTTCGAAGAACCAACGAAACCCATCGGCCCGTTTTATACAAAGGCGGAAGCAGACGAGAAAATGGCGGCTGGAGATGGCACGTATCAAGAGGATTCAGGGCGCGGGTATCGCAAAGTCATTGCGTCACCAAAACCAAAGCGGATCGTTGAAAAAGAAGCGATCTTGTCTTTGGTGGATGCAGGGATCATTACGATCTGTGTTGGTGGCGGCGGGATTCCCGTGATCAAAAACGAGCAGGGAGAATACGAAGGGGTCGAAGCGGTCATTGATAAAGATTTGTCTGCCAACCATTTAGCAAAAGAAATCAAGGCAGATCGTTTAATTATTTTGACGGGAGTTGATAATATTTACATCAACTACAATCAACCGAATCAAAAGAAATTAGAAAAGCTGACGATCGCTGAAGCCAAGCGCTACATCCAAGAAAATCAATTTCCAGCGGGAAGTATGCTGCCTAAAGTAGAATCGGCGATTGATTTTGTTCAGGAAAGCAAAAAACGTGAAGCTGTGATCACCTCGATCGAGAATTTAAGCAATATCGTAGATGGTTATGGAACAAGGATAAGTTGTTCATAAAAAATGTGAGGAGTATAGCGATGAAGCGAAAAATAACGTTCTTTTTATTGATGTTGCTGATTGGCGCGACATCAGGAATCAACGCATACGCTGCTGAGGCTTTGGATAAAGTAACTGCACCGACAGGTTTTCAAGCCCTATTGGTCATTGTCCCGTTGATCTTAGTATTGGTATTGCTGTTTTTGAAAGTAGATATGATCATTGCCGGGTTGGTTGCGGGTGTCTTAGCCATGGTGATCGGAGGGATCAGCTTGGCCGATGCCAATGCTCAATTATTGGAGACGATCCCTTCCATGTTGAGCATCACTGTCCCAATCATCAACTCAGCGATCGCCATGGCTGTGTTTAAGGCAGGAAGCTATTCTGCCGCATTGACGTTGGCGAAACGCGGAACAAAAGGAAAAGTGGAATATGTCTCTGCCTTTATTGTCATCTTGTTAGCGGCTGCAACGTATATGTCGGGGATCGGCGGCGGAAGCGCCATGGTTATTGCTCCCTTGGCATTTGCTGCAGTCGGTGTCGTACCTGAGTTGATCGCGGCAATGTCGCTTTCAGCAGCCGTGTCATTTACAACGTCTCCAGCTTCATTAGAATCAAGTATCGTCTCTAAATTAGGCGATGTCAGTGTGAGTGATTATGTATCAACGATGCGTCCTTATTGGTTGCTGTTTGTAGTTCTGGCAATTATTTTGGCTTTTTGGGGAACGAAACGTCGGAAGATCGGTTTTAAAGAATCTGCCGATGATGTCTTTGATAAAAAAACAAATGGCGAATTGTTCAAATTGACGTTGCCTGCGATCTTTTTACTGTTTGCAGTCATCTTTGGACCCATCGTGAATGAGCTGATCGGTTTTACACTCTTCACGCCGTTGGTCTATATGGTCTTGACGTTGGCGTTAGTATTTATTTGTACAGATTTTTCCATGAACCAATCGGTCGAAGCAATGGTAGATGGCTCGACGTATATCTTGACGCGCTTGTTCCAAGTGGGAATCTTCTTAGCCTTCATCAACGTGATCGCTCAAACAGGCACCTTTGCGGTAATTGCCGGAGTGGCTCAGAACGCACCAGAATTTGTCGTGGTCCCTGTGGCGATCCTGACAGGTGTGTTGATCGGGGTACCGGCAGGAGCGTATGTAGGGTCCGTCTTGACCTTAGTACTGCCAGTAGCCGTATCCTTAGGATTCCCGCCGTTGGCTTTAGGCTTTGTGACGATCGGCGTAGGCTTGGGCAGTCAAATGAGTTTCGTAAATATAACGATGCAGGCCTTATCATCCGGCTTCCAGATTCCTATTCTGGATGTCGTAAAGGGCAATATCAAGTGGTTGAGCATGGCGTCTGTCTTACTGTTGGTCATTGGCTTGATCTTTGGTTAATGGGAAGAGTGATACTTAAAAAGATAAAAATAGATTCTTAATTAGACAAGGAGTGGGAAAATGGATTTATTAATCAAACAGGCAAGACTCGCTGATGACGAAGAATTGCAGGATATCGCTATCGAGAATGGGAAAATCACAGAAATTGCGCCGCAAATCAACGGAACAGCGAAAGAAGTCATTGAAGCTGCGGGGCGTGTGCTGATTCCCGGATTGGTGGAAAGCCATATCCATTTAGACAAAGCATTGATCGCGGATCGTGAACCGAACAAATCTGGAACATTAAAAGAAGCGATCGAGGTAACGGCGAAGCTGAAGCCGACGTTTACGGAAGAAGATGTGTACACACGTGCCAAAGAAGCGTTGGAAATGATCATTCGCCGTGGTGCAACAGCGGTGAGAACACATTCAGAGTTTGATCCGGCACAAGGATTCACGGGCTTCAACATGATCATGAAGCTTAAAGAAGAATACAAAGATCGGATCGATATGCAAGTCGTAGCCTTTCCTCAAGAAGGCATCTTCAAAGCTCCTGGAACGGAAAAAATGATGTATGAAGCAATGGACATGGGGGCAGACGTGGTAGGGGGAATTCCTTATAACGATGCACCTGCCAATGAGCATATTGATCTGGTGTTTGAGATCGCGAAGAAATACGACAAGGACATTGATCTGCATCAGGATTTTGCAGATGAAGCGGACGACACCTCAATCGAGTATCTCTGTGATAGGATCCTTGAGGAAGGCTATGAAGGACGCGTTTCGGTAGGACATTTGACCGCATTGCACGCGATGCCGAAGGAACAGTTGGATCGGGTGATCGATAAGATGGCAAAAGCCAAGATCAATGTGATGCCATTACCGGCAACAGACCTTCATCTCGGTGCACGCAATGATGAATACAATGTTCGTCGAGGGGTGACACCGATTCGTAAATTGCGCGACGCGGGTGTCAATGTTTGTTTAGCAACAAATAATATCCGTAATGCGTTTACTCCGTATGGCAATGGCGACTTGATTCAAATCGCGATGTTGGCGATCCCTGTAGGACATTTAGGCGGGGCGGATGATTTACCGACGGTGTTGCCGATGATCACTGAAAATCCAGCGAAAGCATTAGGTTTGAAGGATTACGGGATCGGTGTCGGGAAAAAGGCCGATTTGATTTTATTGGATACAAAAGTAAAAGCCAATGCGATCATTGATGTGCCAGAAAGATTGTATGTGATCAAAAATGGTCGTGTGACAGTAAAAGTAGACCACCACGTGTCCATCGTAGAGTAGAATAGAGAGAAAAGGCAGAAGCTTCTTCTGCCTTTTTATGGATTATCTGAGAAGGGGAGGGTCGGTTATGAAACCTAACGCAGCACGCATCAGCACATATTTGCTGCCGATAGATCGTTTCGGTACGGTGGGAAAAGTACACAGTGTATTCGATCAGTCGTTGAATCTGAGCGTCAAGGATCAGCTGATCAATCTGACCGCCTCAGGAGAATTCTTATCTAGTTTTGGTATCCAGCTTTCTCAAGAAACGTTTCGCCAGCTCCGCCCCTTTTGTCAGCAAGGCAATGTGGTCAAACTCGCTGAAGATTCAATCACGGTCTATGATGCTTCAGGGATCGAAAAGGTAGTCTTCTCTGAAGTCCTTCCTGTCTCGCTGAAGGTGAGAGCGATGGTCTATGAAGGAAGCATCCTTGAACGGTTAAAACGGATTTTATTAGAGGAACAATTAGAAACACGGTTAGGACTGGTTCTTGGAGAAAAAGAGCGCGTCTATAGTGAATTTCTCAGGAATCTCGATCAGGAGTCCTGCGATTGGAACGAGCTGGTCACCTATTTTGTCGGAAGGGGAAAAGGGCTGACACCTAGCGGAGACGATCTTCTGATGGGGTACTTATTTATGCTTCGGTCGTACGAGCCTCCCTTCCTGGATAAGTTGGCAGAACCGCTTGCTGCGGCGCAAAAGCGGACAACAGACGTGAGTGGGAATTATTTAGCAGCGATGCTCTCAGGCTATGCCAGCTCTCCCTTCATCGCGTTGCAGCAGGCCTTGCAGCGGGAAAGCTCTGAGGCTGAGTTGGCTTCTGTCGTGGAGGGCTTGCTGGCGATCGGACATACTTCCGGCAGTGATACCTGTTATGGCCTGCTTCTAGGCATCGAGGCGGTACAAAACTACCAAAAAGAACTGGATGCGAATCATTGATTCGGCACATCCAGTTCTTTTTTTGTTTCGCTTTTCTATTTTACTTAGCTTCTTAATCCACGTCCGCGATCGATCAGATACCAGCAGACGCTATATAGAACAACGATAAACAGGACTAAGATCGACAGAGAGACAACGATCGATACATCCATGACACCGAGGAAACCATAGCGGAAGCCGGAGATCATGTAAACGATCGGATTGATCTTTGATACGCCTTGCCAAAAAGGCGGCAGCATCGAAATCGCGTAGAAAACACCGCCAAGGTACGTTAACGGCTGTAATACAAAGGTTGGTACGATCGAGACATCATCAAACGATTGAGCGAAGATCCCATTCAGCAAACCTGCTAATGAGAACAGGATCGCTGTCATCAGCAGCGTAACGACGACGATCACCCAAGAATAGACATGCAGCGTCACAAAGAAGAGTGAGATGATGGTCACGAGTGTCCCCACCAAGACGCTGCGGCCGACACCGCCTGCGACGAACCCCCAGATGATGATGTGGGTCGGAACCGGAGCGACAAGGATCTCTTCGATGTTCTTCTGGAATTTCTGAGAGAAGAAGGAAGAAGAGACATTTGCATAAGAGCTGGTGATCGCAGACATCATGATCAGGCCGGGCACGATAAATTCCATGTAGGAAAAGCCCGCCATGTCTCCGATCCGTCCGCCGATCAAGTTTCCAAAGATGACGAAATATAGCGACGTGGTGATCACTGGCGGCACCAGTGTCTGCACCCAGATTCGCAAGTAGCGATTGGTTTCCTTAGCTGCCAAACTTTTTAGGGCAGTGAGATAAAGATTAGACATGATTTTCCTCCGTGATCTTCAGGAATAGTTCTTCTAAGCGGTTGGATTTATTCCGCATAGAAAGGACCTTGATTCCTTGGTTTGTTAATTGTTCAAACAGTTCGTTGATCCCTTGATCCCGCACGACTTCGACTTCAAGCGTCTGCTTGTCCGAAAAGGTGTGCTTGAAACCATTGATCGTTGGTTGCGTGTCGTAAGGTTCTAAATCGAAGATAAAAGTTTCGAATTGTAATTTTGCCAATAAGGATTTCATACTGGTATTTTCGATCAATTCTCCTGATTGGATGATTCCGATGTTGCGGCAAAGCATTTCTGCTTCTTCTAAATAGTGGGTCGTCAAGATGATCGTTGTTCCATTTTCGTTCAATTCTCTAAGGAACGTCCACATTTCACGACGCAATTCGATATCCACGCCAGCGGTTGGTTCATCCAAGATCAACAGCTTCGGTTCATGCATCAGTGCACGTGCGATCATCAAACGACGCTTCATCCCGCCTGAAAGCATCCGTGCTCGGACGTTGCGTTTTTCCCACAAGTCGGACTGCTTCAAGTATTTTTCACTACGGATCATGGCTTCTTTCCGAGGAACCCCATAGTATCCCGCTTGGTTGACAACGATCTGTTGGACGGTCTCGAAGGGATTGAAGTTGAATTCTTGCGGGACTAAGCCAATCTGCTGCTTCGCCATAACGAGCTGCTTGTCTAGATCGTAGCCGAAGACGCTCACGTTGCCGGAGGTTTTGTTGACTAAAGAGGTGATGATGCCGATCGTGGTCGATTTTCCAGCCCCATTCGGTCCCAATAAAGCATAAAAGTCGCCTTCTTCAACGACGAGATCAATGCCTTTTAGCGCTTCAACGCCTGTCGCGTATCTTTTTTTTAGGTCTTTTATTTCTAATGCATTGGTCATGTATTCCGCTTCTCCTTAATTTCTGTGATTCCCCTATTTTATCATTGATTTTGGGGAACACAAGTTTTAAAAACGAGAAGAGGGTGCTGGTCATTATTAATAGATAAAGAAGCCGACAACTCCGGCGAAGCACATCAAGAGGATCGGGTTGGGCTTGAACTTGCGCAGCAGAATCAAGGAAACAAGAAACAGGATCGCGGCCTTCCAATCAAAGTGGGCGAGCATGCTGCTGGAAAAGTCAGAGGTCTCAAAAAAGGTCAGGAGCAGGATCGTGAACCCTGCGGACATGATCAAGCCTACGGAGGAGGCCTTCAAGCTTTTCAAGGCGGTGGAAACATAAAGGGAGTCTTGGTGCTTTTGGAAAAATTGATACAGGCCGATAGAGATGAGGCAGCCGCCTAAAATACAGCCGACAGTAGCTACGATAGCGCCAGTGATCCCGTTTAGCTGCATCCCCACGAAGGTAGACGTATTGACGGCTAATGGCCCGGGCGTCATTTGCGAAATCGTGATGATGTCACTGAAGACTTTTTCACTGAGCCAACCTTGCTGCGTGACGACTTGCTCCTGGATCAGCGGAATGATGGCATACCCGCCGCCGATACTGAATAAGCCGATTTTTAAAAATGTCCAGAATAATTCCATGATCAGACCTCCCTTGTTTGCTGTTGGCGATAGGTGTGAAGGAGACAGATCCCGACACTGAATACTAAAATATAGACCACATTCAAGTTGAAAAAGGCATTTGCGATGAAGGCGACAGGCACCAGTAAACTCAATAATTTAGAGTTTTCTTGTCGGATCAATTGATACATATCGATCACCAAATCAATGATCAGAGCCGTGACACAGGCTTGCATGCCTTTTAAGACAGCCATCACCGTTACATTGGCCGCAAAAGCCGCATACCAATTTGAGATCAATCCTAAAATGACGAGCGGCGGAATGATGGCACAGATGGCGCTGATGAAAACACCCAGCATACCCGCGACTTTTTTTCCGGCTAATACGCTTAGATTAATGGCGATCGCACCGGGAGAGGACTGCGCCACTGCCGCCATTTCGATCAATTCATCATTGGAGAACAGGTCTTTTCCTTCGACATAATACTTCCGAATCATGGGGACCACCACATAGCCGCCGCCAAAGGTGAAGGTACTGATGAATAAATTGATTCCTGCTAGCCATAAATAAAATTTGAGTTTTGTCATGGAAAGCCCCTTTCTTACTGCTTTCTCTCTAGTATAACGGTTGGTTTGACATGTGTGAAATGATGCTATTAAGCTATTGTCATGAATAAAATTCATGGGAAGGAGACATGTATGAATTACAAGCAATGTGTCATTTTTCGCGAGATTGCGAAAACGCAAAATTTTACCAAGGCGGCCAATCAGCTATATATGACACAATCGGCCATTTCTCATGCAGTCAAAGATTTGGAGGAGGAGGCGGGGACACAGCTTTTTGAACGACTGCACCGCAGTGTCAAGCTGACGCCTGCTGGCGCGTTGTTTTTGCGGGAGATCCAGCCGATCATAGAAGCCTTTGAATCAGTAGAGGCGCGCTTGCCCAGTCTGGAAAAGCAGCCGCCGGTAACGATCGCTTCGTGCATCACCTATGCGCAGATCGCCTTGCCCCAGTTGCTGCACTGTTTCACGAAGACGCATCCAGACGTTCACTTTAAGGTGCAGGTCTTTCCAGCTTCTGAATCGATCACTCGGCTGGAAAGCGGAGAGGCAGATCTAGCCTTTATTGAAGGGCATGTCTTGCAGAGCTCTTTTCAGGCGAAAAAGATCGCGGAGTATCGCCTCTGTGTCGTCGCCGCGCCCGCAGCGGAAGTGACCGAAGTCAGCTTTGCGGAACTTTTACAGCAGCCGTTACTTCTTCGTGAACGCGGGAGTGCTGTTCGGGAGACGTTTGAGTCTGCGGCGGTATTAAAAGGCTACAAGCTTTTTCCGCTTTGGGAGAGCATTGATTCGCAGGCGCTTCTTTCAGCGGTCAAAGGGGGATTCGGTCTCTCTGTGCTGCCGTATCCCTTGGTTCAAGAAGCGATCCAGCAGGGGAAAGTGAAGGAAGTAAAGGTCAAAGACTGGCGCTCGGTTAATGATATTTCTGTCGTGATGCGAAAGAGCCGCTACCATTTTCAGGTGTTGTCTGAATTTTGGCAGGCACTGGATGCAGTGGATGAATTGCCGCCAAATGTTTAAATCACTTTCTAAAAAATCCACAATAGATTAAACTATTGGATAGAAAGGGGTTATTATTTATGAAGACGACTGCTGAATTAAAAGCGGAAGCGAAAGAAGCGTTGAGAGGGAAATGGGGACAAGCGGTTATTTTGAATCTTATCCCAACATTGTTGACGGTAGCGATAGTATTTTTCTTCCTGTTATCTGGCGTGATCGCCTACATTATCCATGGCGGAGGAGATAGCACCAGCATGTTCTCCTATGCTTCGGATTACAATCAAAGCAGTGCGAGTGGCGGAGGAACTGGGATCATTTCCTCGATCATCAGTGCATTGTTCATGAGTGGGATTTCTTGGACTTATTTAGATTTATTACGGGGAGAACGCACGCATATCGAACCATTGAAGGATGCATTTCGTGGATTCCAAGGCGTATTCCTTGGCGGAGTGATCTTGTTAGCCTTGCTTACGAGCATTTTTACTTCTTTATGGACATTGCTATTTATCATTCCGGGGATCGTAAAAGCGTACGCGTATTCTCAAAGCTACTTTATCTACTATGATCAGATCCAACAAACGGGAGAAAAACCGAAAGTATTGGATACGATCACTGCAAGCCGCCGCTTGATGGACGGTCACAAGGGCCGCCTCTTCTGGCTGGACGTGACATTTATCGGTTGGTACCTTGTCACAGCGTTGACATTAGGGATCGCTTATTTATGGTTGGCACCGTATATCTCAGCTACTAAAGCTGCCTTTTATGAAGACTTACAACAAAATATCTAACAAAAACGCCTGTGCTCAATGGAAATGTTGAGTACAGGCGTTTTTTTATGAGGCAAATCTTTTTTTTTTTTGAATAGACAGTAACAGCGGCAGCAGGTCTGTTTCGTAATTGGTATTTAAAATATTCAATAGATAATGGGCCGCGTTTTGTTTGGGGAGAAGCTCTTTAAAGGTCGTGATGAAGAGATCGATCTGATCATTGGGCTGCGGCTGAAAGACGATCTCGATGAACGTGAGACTTTGCAGGTATTTGATGACATGCTGCAGGTACAAATAATTGGGGATCGACACGAGGCCGACACGAATTTTTTCATCTGTGACGAAAGACGAAAAATAGCGGCAACAGACTCAAGCAAAGCGTTTTGGCTAAGGAGTCGAGGACGTTCTCCAGCCAAGCAAGCTGTCTGCGGCGACTAAGTTTTTTAACCGCTGCTTTGATCGCCGGATAGAGTTCGCCGTATAATTCCGAGTCTACGAATTTTTCTTTGCTGCCGGTTTCAAACAGCAGCGGGATCTCCTTTTTCTGGATCGAATAGCTTAAAAACGTTCGGGCGACGTTGTTCAGCAGCATCCGCTCCTCCTGCTCACCCAGCACTCCTTGGAGCAGTTCGCAGGAACAGTAGCGATAAAAGCTGTCGATCGCCAAACACAAGGGGTCGCGTTCTTCCACGTTCTTTGTGTAATAAAACATCAAAGGATTGGAGGAAGGGTGCT
It encodes the following:
- the arcC gene encoding carbamate kinase; amino-acid sequence: MGLNVIALGGNAILDTIPTDEGQKEVVRKVASDIIEFIALGEQVVICHGNGPQVGNLLIQQKAGDSEKTPMMKLDSNVAMTEGSIGYWIQQAVQNELQKRNIQKSVVSVITQVEVDTKDPSFEEPTKPIGPFYTKAEADEKMAAGDGTYQEDSGRGYRKVIASPKPKRIVEKEAILSLVDAGIITICVGGGGIPVIKNEQGEYEGVEAVIDKDLSANHLAKEIKADRLIILTGVDNIYINYNQPNQKKLEKLTIAEAKRYIQENQFPAGSMLPKVESAIDFVQESKKREAVITSIENLSNIVDGYGTRISCS
- the fdrA gene encoding DUF1116 domain-containing protein, whose product is MLHTVILKNNYQDSINLMLLTNRINDLETVTMSQIMMGTNANKDILNNTNLLTEEANTASPNDLMIVVESDQAAIMDQVLPEVEQFLSDLSSKGSEEQAQVATTWQEALDAMPDANMALFSIPGEYGAAEMETALKKGLHVFSFTDNIPVEEEVRLKQLAHERGLLMMGPDCGTGILSSIPIAFTNVVAPGNIGVVGASGTGIQEVTTIIDRLGNGVVHAIGTGGRDLSDKVGAVTVKDAIVALENHEPTDVICVISKPPAKEVRDEVVQLLQSITKPVVAIFLGEKPEAHEGKVYLAHTLEETAKIAVDLANNASVKANYFEAVTPPERTVPEGKVIKGLYSGGTLAAEAGMLISEALGLEGLVKEEGYILKSQGYDIIDLGDDIYTQGKPHPMIDPEVRVKKIKEYAQDSSTGILLVDIVLGYGAHEDMVGALLPAIKDAQELNPELQVVATVVGTDKDPQNYHEAVQRLQEQHVLVAESNAKAVQLALRLKGIELTEADKPVVPYQGETIEIPYASPSVAELLNTKPRVINVGLQSFNESIQAFDGKSIQFNWKPRAGGNKKMIHILNALEEHADKIEKENQQVMDKIKNAQPFLTDVVPAKNVIPELNEVQKTLLHAGPPITWEAMTGPMKGSVVGAAIFEGWAESEKEVLALVEAGEIRFIPCHHVHAVGPMGGITSANMPVFVVENRLDGSKGYCTMNEGIGKVLRFGAFSQEVVNRLNWMKDVLGPTLSGALKQSENGLNLSVLIARSITMGDEFHQRNFAASLNFLREVAPLIVCLEMDEKDKQEVMKFLADTDQFFLNIMMAAGKAIVDCARKEAKGTIVTTLTRNGVDFGVRIAETQDQWFTAPVNLPKGLYFTGFSEEDGNPDMGDSAITETVGVGGMAMVAAPGVTRFVGAGGFQDALSISNEMAEICVGQNPAWTIPTWDFRGTCLGIDIRKVVETGITPLINTGIAHKEAGIGQIGAGTVRAPLACFENALEEYAHSFGIKTE
- a CDS encoding ABC transporter permease, producing the protein MSNLYLTALKSLAAKETNRYLRIWVQTLVPPVITTSLYFVIFGNLIGGRIGDMAGFSYMEFIVPGLIMMSAITSSYANVSSSFFSQKFQKNIEEILVAPVPTHIIIWGFVAGGVGRSVLVGTLVTIISLFFVTLHVYSWVIVVVTLLMTAILFSLAGLLNGIFAQSFDDVSIVPTFVLQPLTYLGGVFYAISMLPPFWQGVSKINPIVYMISGFRYGFLGVMDVSIVVSLSILVLFIVVLYSVCWYLIDRGRGLRS
- a CDS encoding DUF2877 domain-containing protein produces the protein MKPNAARISTYLLPIDRFGTVGKVHSVFDQSLNLSVKDQLINLTASGEFLSSFGIQLSQETFRQLRPFCQQGNVVKLAEDSITVYDASGIEKVVFSEVLPVSLKVRAMVYEGSILERLKRILLEEQLETRLGLVLGEKERVYSEFLRNLDQESCDWNELVTYFVGRGKGLTPSGDDLLMGYLFMLRSYEPPFLDKLAEPLAAAQKRTTDVSGNYLAAMLSGYASSPFIALQQALQRESSEAELASVVEGLLAIGHTSGSDTCYGLLLGIEAVQNYQKELDANH
- a CDS encoding citrate transporter, with protein sequence MLLIGATSGINAYAAEALDKVTAPTGFQALLVIVPLILVLVLLFLKVDMIIAGLVAGVLAMVIGGISLADANAQLLETIPSMLSITVPIINSAIAMAVFKAGSYSAALTLAKRGTKGKVEYVSAFIVILLAAATYMSGIGGGSAMVIAPLAFAAVGVVPELIAAMSLSAAVSFTTSPASLESSIVSKLGDVSVSDYVSTMRPYWLLFVVLAIILAFWGTKRRKIGFKESADDVFDKKTNGELFKLTLPAIFLLFAVIFGPIVNELIGFTLFTPLVYMVLTLALVFICTDFSMNQSVEAMVDGSTYILTRLFQVGIFLAFINVIAQTGTFAVIAGVAQNAPEFVVVPVAILTGVLIGVPAGAYVGSVLTLVLPVAVSLGFPPLALGFVTIGVGLGSQMSFVNITMQALSSGFQIPILDVVKGNIKWLSMASVLLLVIGLIFG
- a CDS encoding LysR family transcriptional regulator is translated as MNYKQCVIFREIAKTQNFTKAANQLYMTQSAISHAVKDLEEEAGTQLFERLHRSVKLTPAGALFLREIQPIIEAFESVEARLPSLEKQPPVTIASCITYAQIALPQLLHCFTKTHPDVHFKVQVFPASESITRLESGEADLAFIEGHVLQSSFQAKKIAEYRLCVVAAPAAEVTEVSFAELLQQPLLLRERGSAVRETFESAAVLKGYKLFPLWESIDSQALLSAVKGGFGLSVLPYPLVQEAIQQGKVKEVKVKDWRSVNDISVVMRKSRYHFQVLSEFWQALDAVDELPPNV
- a CDS encoding chromate transporter: MELFWTFLKIGLFSIGGGYAIIPLIQEQVVTQQGWLSEKVFSDIITISQMTPGPLAVNTSTFVGMQLNGITGAIVATVGCILGGCLISIGLYQFFQKHQDSLYVSTALKSLKASSVGLIMSAGFTILLLTFFETSDFSSSMLAHFDWKAAILFLVSLILLRKFKPNPILLMCFAGVVGFFIY
- a CDS encoding chromate transporter gives rise to the protein MTKLKFYLWLAGINLFISTFTFGGGYVVVPMIRKYYVEGKDLFSNDELIEMAAVAQSSPGAIAINLSVLAGKKVAGMLGVFISAICAIIPPLVILGLISNWYAAFAANVTVMAVLKGMQACVTALIIDLVIDMYQLIRQENSKLLSLLVPVAFIANAFFNLNVVYILVFSVGICLLHTYRQQQTREV
- a CDS encoding ABC transporter ATP-binding protein, which produces MTNALEIKDLKKRYATGVEALKGIDLVVEEGDFYALLGPNGAGKSTTIGIITSLVNKTSGNVSVFGYDLDKQLVMAKQQIGLVPQEFNFNPFETVQQIVVNQAGYYGVPRKEAMIRSEKYLKQSDLWEKRNVRARMLSGGMKRRLMIARALMHEPKLLILDEPTAGVDIELRREMWTFLRELNENGTTIILTTHYLEEAEMLCRNIGIIQSGELIENTSMKSLLAKLQFETFIFDLEPYDTQPTINGFKHTFSDKQTLEVEVVRDQGINELFEQLTNQGIKVLSMRNKSNRLEELFLKITEENHV
- a CDS encoding amidohydrolase family protein; the protein is MDLLIKQARLADDEELQDIAIENGKITEIAPQINGTAKEVIEAAGRVLIPGLVESHIHLDKALIADREPNKSGTLKEAIEVTAKLKPTFTEEDVYTRAKEALEMIIRRGATAVRTHSEFDPAQGFTGFNMIMKLKEEYKDRIDMQVVAFPQEGIFKAPGTEKMMYEAMDMGADVVGGIPYNDAPANEHIDLVFEIAKKYDKDIDLHQDFADEADDTSIEYLCDRILEEGYEGRVSVGHLTALHAMPKEQLDRVIDKMAKAKINVMPLPATDLHLGARNDEYNVRRGVTPIRKLRDAGVNVCLATNNIRNAFTPYGNGDLIQIAMLAIPVGHLGGADDLPTVLPMITENPAKALGLKDYGIGVGKKADLILLDTKVKANAIIDVPERLYVIKNGRVTVKVDHHVSIVE